The Anas platyrhynchos isolate ZD024472 breed Pekin duck chromosome 3, IASCAAS_PekinDuck_T2T, whole genome shotgun sequence genome includes a window with the following:
- the DACT2 gene encoding dapper homolog 2: MLLGAPRPGGGGGWDRGRVGERLQAALAGLRELQVLREQQRDLVRAALAMPQRGPAAGGEQPLCARSKERRLEATLSALKEQLSRLRRQDVGLKSHLDQLDQRISELKLDVSKTSSEYLDSDSRPSSGFYDLSDGGSCSLSNSCTSVYSESISSSHTSLLPSSQHPKARLSVFDYRPKSADETTVHTTSFQQQDTYASDGCRITASTDVSGTPARSRPRPVSTGDLERLIPADSRFQTETDHKSSLPPCHADLQLHSVDPKFQNDLVSKNGIDVYPYPSPLHAVALQSPLFSLMGTSPEADLQASPSKPMPSVTGPSLIRTRPTAEAKPGGYINKLLQLTRCKGNNRADASERVSTKSQPATMHQRLIITPSAGGVKINSSGSQLEKQASSLESNKAEGKLQREMPEGECAKQQETMRCVNEEQPSTLPDTEPSAVNSCYPAKSAARGSPLAEAMESSAECSSSCSQLCQEDSSLGNWNAKAVPPRKLPLKRSGNAKLGSTGGHERAARAEFVHAQFVPAESHQVRVKFASSKTKAVKIKRRNSEKVLRPGKQAFCVEKARGAHGAARLPAEWNQPQRPHAAKSLIRRPSYSGDVSGRSCSESSLFPAQVKLPTTPSRSELYRASANALYSLEGASVDTANKKKQQRKWQSTVEISAKAHGASSSGLGAAKQPARRASVLRTLSMRARSKSHHHGAYARSESDHSEYSAECASLFHSTIAETSEGEVSDFTANRFGDSESSESDSDGSSNSSSLALDYDEGDESELIWPEGSVRQSGTVQVSSRPLPPVPKICRIKASKALKKKIRRFQPASLKVMTMV; this comes from the exons atgctgctgggCGCCCCGCGgccgggagggggcggcggcTGGGATCGCGGCCGGGTGGGCGAGAGGCTGCAGGCGGCCCTGGCCGGGCTGCGGGAGCTCCAGGTGCTGCGGGAGCAGCAGCGGGACCTGGTGCGGGCCGCCCTGGCTATGCCGCAGCGGGGCCCGGCCGCCGGCGGCGAGCAGCCCCTGTGCGCCCGCAGCAAGGAGCGCCGGCTGGAGGCAACCCTCAGCGCCCTCAAGGAGCAGCTG TCTCGTTTGAGAAGACAGGATGTCGGCTTGAAAAGCCACCTGGACCAGCTTGACCAGCGAATAAGCGAGCTGAAGCTGGATGTCAGCAAGACCTCCAGTGAATACCTGGACAGTGACAGCCGCCCCAGCTCAG GCTTCTACGACCTGAGTGATGGTGGTTCTTGCTCGCTCTCCAATTCTTGTACCTCTGTGTACAGTGAGtccatctcctcctcccacaCCAGTCTCTTGCCCAGCTCTCAACACCCTAAGGCAAGGCTCAGTGTGTTTGATTACCGACCCAAGTCTGCAGATGAAACTACTGTGCATACCACCAGCTTCCAACAGCAGGACACCTATGCCAGCGATGGATGTCGGATTACAGCGAGCACAGACGTTTCTGGGACTCCTGCCAGGTCCAGACCGAGGCCAGTTTCCACAG GTGACTTGGAAAGACTCATTCCAGCAGACAGTAGATTTCAGACAGAGACAGATCACAAATCCTCATTGCCTCCGTGCCATGCAGACTTGCAGCTGCACAGCGTGGACCCCAAGTTCCAGAACGATCTGGTCTCCAAGAATGGCATCGATGTGTACCCTTACCCAAGCCCCCTTCATGCGGTGGCTTTACAAAGTCCCCTTTTCTCCCTGATGGGGACATCCCCAGAAGCAGACCTCCAGGCTTCCCCCAGCAAACCCATGCCTAGTGTGACAGGTCCCAGCTTGATTAGGACTAGGCCAACCGCTGAGGCCAAGCCAGGGGGTTACATCAATAAGTTACTGCAACTGACAAGATGCAAAGGGAACAATCGAGCTGATGCCAGTGAGCGGGTTTCGACAAAGAGCCAGCCAGCCACAATGCACCAGAGACTCATTATAACCCCCAGCGCTGGTGGAGTGAAAATTAACAGCAGCGGTAGCCAGctggaaaaacaagcaagttCTCTGGAAAGTAACAAAGCTGAaggaaagctgcagagagagatGCCGGAGGGGGAATGTGCCAAGCAGCAGGAGACCATGCGCTGTGTGAATGAGGAACAGCCGTCCACTCTCCCTGACACAGAGCCATCAGCTGTGAATAGTTGTTATCCTGCCAAGTCAGCGGCTAGGGGCTCTCCGCTGGCAGAGGCAATGGAGAGCAGTGCAGAGTGCAGTTCATCCTGCTCGCAGCTATGCCAGGAGGACTCCAGCCTGGGCAACTGGAATGCTAAAGCTGTCCCTCCCAGAAAGCTGCCCCTCAAAAGAAGTGGCAATGCCAAACTGGGTAGCACTGGAGGGCATGAGCGAGCTGCACGAGCTGAGTTTGTTCACGCCCAGTTTGTCCCTGCAGAATCCCACCAAGTCCGAGTCAAGTTTGCCAGctccaaaacaaaagcagtgaaGATAAAGAGGAGGAACAGCGAAAAGGTGCTACGTCCTGGGAAGCAAGCCTTTTGTGTGGAGAAGGCAAGAGGGGCTCACGGGGCTGCCAGGCTGCCTGCTGAGTGGAATCAGCCCCAAAGACCACACGCAGCGAAGAGCCTCATCCGGAGACCTTCGTACTCTGGTGATGTGAGTGGCAGGTCGTGCTCAGAGTCTAGCCTGTTCCCTGCACAGGTCAAGCTGCCCACCACGCCATCCAGGTCTGAGCTCTACAGAGCTTCTGCCAACGCGCTGTATTCCCTCGAAGGAGCTTCTGTAGACACAGCCAacaagaagaagcagcagcGCAAGTGGCAGTCCACGGTGGAGATCTCTGCCAAGGCCCACGGGGCCAGCTCCTCTGGCCTAGGGGCAGCAAAGCAGCCAGCAAGGAGAGCCAGTGTCCTGCGCACCCTCAGCATGAGGGCTCGCTCCAAGAGTCATCACCACGGAGCTTACGCCAGAAGCGAGTCAGACCACTCTGAGTACTCTGCAGAGTGTGCTTCCCTCTTCCACTCCACCATCGCGGAGACCAGCGAAGGGGAGGTCAGCGATTTCACAGCTAACCGTTTTGGGGACAGTGAATCCAGTGAAAGTGACTCGGATGGCAGCAGTAACAGCAGCAGCCTCGCACTTGACTATGATGAGGGGGATGAAAGTGAGCTGATTTGGCCCGAAGGTTCAGTCAGACAATCAGGGACTGTCCAGGTCTCTTCCAGGCCTCTTCCCCCAGTGCCCAAAATCTGTCGCATCAAAGCTTCAAAGGCACTAAAGAAGAAGATTAGGAGATTCCAACCCGCTTCTCTGAAGGTTATGACCATGGTTTAA